In Amycolatopsis jiangsuensis, the following proteins share a genomic window:
- the prcB gene encoding proteasome subunit beta has product MDNTSAGAGFSGTGLPSAYFSPASSSFADFLRVAAPDLLPARRVPADAGLDVPHGTTIVALTFAGGVLIAGDRRATSGNLIASRDIEKVHVTDEYSAVGIAGTAGLAVEMVRLYAVELAHYEKIEGVSLSLDGKTNKLAGMVKANLEMAMAGLAVVPLFVGYDLEAEDAKHAGRIVSYDPAGGRYEENAGYAGVGSGSLFAKSALKKLYDPDADEEAAVRTAVEALYDAADDDTASGGPDLVRRIFPNVITITAEQGAVQLPAERTGAVAEAVVAGRAERTHHRPS; this is encoded by the coding sequence ATGGACAACACCTCCGCTGGGGCGGGTTTTTCGGGGACCGGCCTGCCGTCGGCTTATTTCTCGCCGGCTTCGTCGTCGTTCGCGGATTTCCTGCGGGTGGCCGCACCCGATCTGCTGCCGGCGCGGCGGGTGCCGGCTGACGCGGGTCTGGACGTACCGCACGGCACCACGATCGTCGCGCTGACCTTCGCCGGTGGGGTGCTGATCGCGGGTGACCGGCGGGCGACGTCGGGGAACCTGATCGCGAGCCGGGACATCGAGAAGGTGCACGTCACCGACGAGTACTCGGCGGTGGGTATCGCCGGGACGGCGGGGCTGGCCGTGGAGATGGTCCGGTTGTACGCGGTGGAGCTGGCGCACTACGAGAAGATCGAGGGTGTGTCGCTGTCGCTGGACGGCAAGACGAACAAGCTGGCCGGGATGGTGAAGGCCAACCTGGAGATGGCGATGGCGGGGCTGGCCGTGGTGCCGCTGTTCGTGGGGTACGACCTGGAGGCCGAGGACGCGAAGCACGCCGGCCGGATCGTGTCGTACGACCCGGCGGGTGGCCGGTACGAGGAGAACGCGGGCTACGCGGGGGTCGGTTCGGGTTCGCTGTTCGCGAAGTCGGCGCTGAAGAAGCTGTACGACCCGGATGCGGACGAGGAAGCGGCGGTGCGGACCGCGGTGGAGGCGTTGTACGACGCGGCGGACGACGACACCGCGAGTGGTGGTCCGGACCTGGTGCGGCGGATCTTTCCGAACGTCATCACGATCACCGCGGAACAGGGTGCGGTGCAGCTGCCCGCGGAGCGGACCGGGGCGGTGGCGGAGGCGGTCGTGGCCGGCCGGGCCGAGCGCACGCACCACCGGCCGAGCTGA
- a CDS encoding NUDIX hydrolase — MPGSDELVARYDRDGHDIGAAPRSRVRTEGLWHAAGVVLVRSGDGRSVYVHLRTAGKDIFPSTWDCWAGGVVAAGETPAACARRELAEELGVHGVEPTPLFTQIYDEGSVHCHNFAFEVHWDGPIRHQPEEIAEGRWMPLDQLRAWVEDPASPFIPDGRAGIREWFRRYG; from the coding sequence ATGCCAGGCAGTGACGAACTCGTCGCCCGCTATGACCGCGACGGCCACGACATCGGCGCGGCACCACGTTCCCGCGTGCGCACCGAGGGACTCTGGCACGCGGCCGGCGTCGTACTGGTCCGATCGGGCGACGGCCGGTCGGTCTACGTTCACCTGCGCACCGCCGGCAAGGACATCTTCCCGTCCACCTGGGACTGCTGGGCGGGCGGCGTCGTCGCGGCCGGCGAGACACCGGCCGCCTGCGCCCGCCGTGAGCTCGCCGAGGAACTGGGCGTCCACGGAGTGGAACCCACCCCACTGTTCACCCAGATCTACGACGAAGGCAGCGTGCACTGCCACAACTTCGCCTTCGAAGTCCACTGGGACGGACCGATCCGGCACCAGCCCGAAGAAATCGCCGAAGGCCGCTGGATGCCCCTCGACCAGCTACGCGCCTGGGTCGAGGATCCGGCCAGCCCCTTCATCCCGGACGGCCGCGCCGGCATCCGGGAATGGTTCCGCCGCTACGGCTGA
- a CDS encoding bifunctional phosphatase PAP2/diacylglycerol kinase family protein → MGDGDRALVRRSAALPRTRADDVLSLVSRSADKSRLWWGVAAVLAVRKGPTRRAALRGAAAIAGASAAANLVGKPLLPRRRPAEDEVPEHRRLRRRPSSSSFPSGHAASAAAFATAVAMESPRAGLALAPLAGLVAYSRVHTGVHWPSDVGAGLAIGAGAAALTRHWWPLHPDLRARTAHQAQAPLMVDGEDMLALVNPHSGVNGQDPTEDVRYAWPKATLQYPDSDRDLREQLADEIDARGTVRALGVAGGDGTVASVASVAAERGLPLALIPTGTLNHFARDVGVRSMPDADAATEGGHAVGIDLGEVEISGADGPAHRWFVNTASLGGYPEMVRLREKLQEKHPKWPAAALALARVLRRAKPLRVELDGAEAQIWLLFVGNGTYSPKGFAPSRRPALDTGLLDVRYLRADLPYSRARFLLAMITNSLHASHVYQQHDLPELHIRLRDGHRRVATDGEVGPLGREFHFRSRPSALTIYRNPDPSG, encoded by the coding sequence GTGGGAGACGGTGACCGCGCGCTCGTCCGGCGCAGCGCGGCGCTGCCGCGGACCCGCGCCGACGACGTCCTGTCGCTGGTGTCCCGCAGTGCGGACAAATCCCGGCTCTGGTGGGGCGTGGCGGCGGTCCTCGCCGTCCGGAAGGGACCCACGCGACGCGCGGCGCTGCGCGGGGCCGCGGCGATCGCCGGTGCGAGCGCCGCGGCGAACCTGGTGGGCAAACCGCTGCTCCCCCGCCGCCGCCCGGCCGAGGACGAGGTGCCCGAGCACCGCAGGCTGCGCCGCCGGCCCAGTTCGTCGTCGTTCCCGTCCGGGCACGCCGCCTCGGCGGCCGCGTTCGCGACGGCGGTCGCGATGGAGTCGCCCCGCGCCGGGCTCGCGCTCGCGCCGCTGGCCGGGCTCGTGGCCTACTCCCGCGTGCACACCGGGGTGCACTGGCCCAGTGATGTCGGTGCCGGACTGGCGATCGGTGCCGGCGCGGCCGCGCTCACCCGGCACTGGTGGCCCCTGCACCCGGATCTGCGGGCGCGTACCGCGCACCAGGCGCAGGCGCCGCTGATGGTCGACGGCGAGGACATGCTCGCGCTGGTCAACCCGCATTCCGGGGTCAACGGGCAGGATCCGACCGAGGACGTCCGCTACGCCTGGCCCAAGGCGACCCTGCAGTACCCGGACTCCGACCGTGACCTGCGCGAGCAGCTCGCCGACGAGATCGACGCGCGCGGCACCGTGCGGGCGCTCGGCGTGGCCGGCGGCGACGGCACCGTGGCCTCGGTCGCCTCGGTCGCCGCCGAACGCGGGCTCCCGCTCGCACTCATCCCCACCGGCACGCTCAACCACTTCGCCCGCGACGTCGGGGTCCGCTCGATGCCCGACGCGGACGCGGCCACCGAAGGCGGCCACGCCGTCGGGATCGATCTCGGCGAGGTCGAGATCAGCGGCGCCGACGGACCCGCGCACCGCTGGTTCGTCAACACCGCGAGTCTCGGCGGCTATCCGGAAATGGTGCGGTTGCGGGAAAAACTCCAGGAAAAGCATCCGAAGTGGCCGGCCGCCGCGCTCGCGCTCGCCCGGGTCCTGCGCCGGGCCAAACCGCTGCGCGTGGAGCTCGACGGCGCCGAGGCACAGATCTGGCTGCTGTTCGTCGGCAACGGCACCTACTCACCCAAGGGCTTCGCCCCGTCCCGGCGGCCCGCGCTCGACACCGGCCTGCTCGACGTCCGGTACCTGCGTGCCGACCTGCCCTACTCACGGGCCCGGTTCCTCCTCGCGATGATCACCAACAGCCTGCACGCCAGCCACGTCTACCAGCAGCACGACCTGCCGGAGCTGCACATCCGGCTGCGCGACGGCCATCGCCGGGTCGCCACCGACGGCGAGGTGGGCCCGCTGGGGCGGGAGTTCCACTTCCGTTCCCGCCCGAGTGCGCTCACCATCTACCGCAACCCCGACCCGTCCGGATGA
- the dop gene encoding depupylase/deamidase Dop, which produces MRRIMGTEVEYGISVPGDATANPVLTSTQVVLAYAAAADIPRARRARWDYEVESPLRDARGFDLTGPGGPGNDPDVEDLGAANVILTNGARLYVDHAHPEYSAPEVTNARDAVIWDKAGERVMEEAALKAATVPGQAPLQLYKNNVDGKGASYGTHENYLMARSTPFTAVIGGLTPFFASRQVVCGSGRVGIGQQSEEAGFQLSQRADYIEVEVGLETTLKRGIINTRDEPHADADKYRRLHVIVGDANLAEYSTYLKVGTTALVLDLIEAGVRFDDLKLEEPVRAVHRISHDPTLKTKVELANGKKFTGLDLQFAYHEVAAANLERTGADESSKEVLRVWGEVLDALARDPAECADRLDWPAKLRLLEGYRERDQLAWGAPRLRLVDLQYSDVRLAKGLYNRLVTRGSMKRLVTEDEVRAAVTTPPSDTRAYFRGRALEKYATSIAAASWDSVIFDVGRESLVRIPTLEPLRGTKAHVGKLLDASATAEELVEAITGSD; this is translated from the coding sequence ATGCGGCGGATCATGGGAACCGAAGTCGAGTACGGCATCTCCGTGCCTGGGGACGCCACGGCGAATCCGGTGCTCACCTCGACCCAGGTGGTGCTGGCCTACGCGGCGGCGGCGGACATCCCCCGGGCGCGCCGGGCGCGCTGGGACTACGAGGTGGAGTCGCCGCTGCGCGACGCGCGCGGGTTCGACCTGACCGGTCCGGGCGGGCCGGGCAACGATCCGGACGTGGAGGATCTGGGGGCGGCGAACGTCATCCTCACCAACGGTGCCCGGCTGTACGTGGATCACGCGCATCCGGAGTACTCGGCGCCGGAGGTCACGAACGCGCGGGACGCGGTGATCTGGGACAAGGCCGGCGAGCGGGTGATGGAGGAGGCCGCGCTGAAGGCGGCCACCGTGCCGGGGCAGGCGCCGTTGCAGCTGTACAAGAACAACGTGGACGGCAAGGGTGCCAGTTACGGCACGCACGAGAACTACCTGATGGCGCGGTCGACGCCGTTCACCGCGGTGATCGGGGGGCTCACGCCGTTCTTCGCGTCGCGTCAGGTGGTGTGCGGGTCCGGCCGGGTGGGGATCGGGCAGCAGAGCGAGGAGGCGGGTTTCCAGCTCTCGCAGCGCGCGGACTACATCGAGGTCGAGGTCGGGCTGGAGACGACGCTCAAGCGCGGGATCATCAACACGCGCGACGAGCCGCACGCGGACGCGGACAAGTACCGGCGGCTGCACGTGATCGTCGGGGACGCGAACCTGGCGGAGTACTCGACGTATCTGAAGGTCGGGACGACGGCGCTGGTGCTGGACCTGATCGAGGCGGGTGTGCGGTTCGACGATCTGAAGCTGGAGGAGCCGGTGCGTGCGGTGCACCGGATCAGCCACGATCCGACGTTGAAGACGAAGGTCGAGCTGGCGAACGGGAAGAAGTTCACCGGTTTGGACCTGCAGTTCGCCTATCACGAGGTGGCGGCGGCGAATCTGGAGCGCACCGGCGCGGACGAGTCGTCGAAGGAGGTGCTGCGGGTCTGGGGTGAGGTGCTGGACGCGCTGGCGCGGGACCCGGCGGAGTGTGCGGATCGGCTGGACTGGCCGGCGAAGCTGCGGCTGCTGGAGGGGTACCGGGAGCGGGATCAGCTGGCCTGGGGTGCGCCGCGGTTGCGGCTGGTGGATCTGCAGTATTCGGATGTGCGGCTGGCGAAGGGGCTGTACAACCGGCTGGTCACCCGGGGTTCGATGAAGCGGCTGGTCACCGAAGACGAGGTGCGGGCGGCGGTGACCACGCCGCCGTCGGACACCCGGGCGTACTTCCGGGGCCGGGCGCTGGAGAAGTACGCGACGTCGATTGCGGCGGCGTCGTGGGATTCGGTGATTTTCGACGTGGGCCGGGAGTCGCTGGTGCGGATTCCGACGCTGGAGCCGCTGCGGGGGACGAAGGCGCACGTCGGGAAGTTGCTGGACGCTTCGGCGACGGCCGAGGAGCTGGTCGAGGCGATCACCGGTTCGGACTAG
- a CDS encoding aldo/keto reductase, whose translation MQRIAVGLAALGRPAYVNLGRELPADRDVPAMRAATHAVLDDAYAAGVRWVDVARSYGRSEEFLGDWLRERGHRDLTVSSKWGYRYVGQWRLDADVHEVKEHSLARFREQWARTRELLGAQVHLYQVHSLTVDSPLFTDPPLLDALAGLSADGIEVGFSTSGPAQADAVRRAFELEVAGQPVFSSVQSTWNVLEPSVGPALAEAHEAGKRVLVKETLANGRLAVEAPEPVRRLAAEHGVGPDAIAVAAVLAQDWASVAVLGPSSPTQLAANLAGTRVPRAVVAGLGEVAQDPAEYWAQRSHLRWN comes from the coding sequence ATGCAGCGCATTGCGGTGGGGCTCGCCGCGCTCGGCCGTCCGGCGTACGTGAATCTGGGGCGGGAGCTGCCGGCGGACCGGGACGTTCCGGCGATGCGGGCGGCGACCCATGCGGTGCTCGACGACGCGTACGCGGCCGGGGTGCGCTGGGTGGACGTCGCGCGTTCTTACGGCCGGTCCGAGGAGTTTCTCGGTGACTGGCTCCGGGAACGTGGTCATCGAGACCTCACGGTGTCGAGCAAATGGGGTTATCGGTACGTCGGGCAGTGGCGGCTCGATGCCGACGTGCACGAGGTGAAAGAACACAGCCTGGCGCGCTTCCGGGAACAGTGGGCGCGGACGCGCGAACTCCTCGGTGCGCAGGTCCACCTGTACCAGGTGCATTCGCTCACTGTGGACAGTCCACTTTTCACTGATCCGCCGTTGCTCGACGCGCTGGCCGGACTGTCCGCCGACGGGATCGAGGTCGGGTTCTCGACTTCCGGCCCGGCGCAAGCGGACGCGGTGCGGAGGGCGTTCGAGCTGGAAGTGGCCGGACAGCCGGTCTTCTCCTCGGTGCAGTCCACGTGGAACGTGCTCGAGCCGTCCGTCGGGCCGGCGCTCGCCGAGGCGCATGAGGCGGGAAAACGCGTCCTGGTCAAGGAAACGCTGGCGAACGGTCGGCTCGCGGTGGAGGCGCCGGAGCCGGTGCGGCGGCTGGCCGCGGAGCACGGTGTCGGCCCGGATGCGATCGCAGTCGCCGCGGTGCTCGCGCAGGACTGGGCTTCCGTCGCGGTGCTCGGGCCGTCGAGTCCCACTCAGCTGGCGGCGAACCTGGCCGGGACGCGGGTGCCGCGTGCCGTGGTGGCCGGGCTCGGCGAGGTGGCGCAGGATCCGGCGGAGTACTGGGCGCAGCGATCCCACCTCCGGTGGAACTGA
- a CDS encoding YciI family protein, which translates to MKYLLLIHASALEDNGSPAGCEPADWMAYEKEVRDAGVYVTGESLADLVTATTVKIGADGQRSITTDGPFAETRELLGGFYVLDVPDLDAALDWAARCPGARDGAVVVRPIAEFPG; encoded by the coding sequence ATGAAATACCTGCTGCTGATCCACGCCTCCGCGCTCGAGGACAACGGCAGCCCGGCCGGCTGCGAACCGGCCGACTGGATGGCCTACGAGAAGGAAGTCCGCGACGCCGGCGTGTACGTCACCGGGGAATCCCTCGCCGACCTCGTCACCGCCACCACGGTCAAGATAGGCGCGGACGGGCAGCGCTCGATCACCACCGACGGCCCGTTCGCCGAAACCCGCGAACTGCTCGGCGGGTTCTACGTCCTGGACGTGCCCGACCTCGACGCCGCGCTCGACTGGGCCGCCCGCTGTCCTGGCGCCCGCGACGGTGCGGTCGTGGTCCGGCCGATCGCCGAATTCCCCGGCTGA
- a CDS encoding RNA polymerase sigma factor, whose amino-acid sequence MSGPDAHASTAAVFREEHGRLLAALTRRFGDLDLAEEAAAEAIETALVRWPADGVPPNPGAWLMTTARRKAVDRLRRDQAYAAKLALLQAELDRSGAAAPIRGELPDERLQLFFTCAHPALAAEDRLALTLRCLSGLTTPEVARASLVPTATMAKRIVRAKNRIRVARIPFRVPGGDELAERLPGVLQVLYSIFTEGYAASSGPHLQRLDLAEEAIRLARILHRFLPGERETAGLTALLLLVHARHRARTGPDGVPVLLEDQDRTRWDQDLIAEGRALLRSAVTAGPAGPYTVQATIAALHDEAPSVTHTDWARVVALYDVLTALTPTPVVALNRAAAVAMRDGPAAGLALLDDLAGEPLFRDYHPYTVARADLLERLDRHTEAAEAYRHALDSAGTEPERTFLRRRISALNAGSD is encoded by the coding sequence ATGTCCGGACCGGACGCGCACGCGTCCACGGCGGCCGTGTTCCGCGAGGAGCACGGCCGCCTGCTCGCCGCCCTCACCCGCCGGTTCGGCGACCTCGACCTCGCCGAGGAAGCCGCCGCCGAAGCCATCGAGACCGCCCTCGTGCGATGGCCCGCCGACGGCGTCCCGCCCAATCCGGGCGCCTGGCTGATGACCACGGCCCGCCGCAAAGCCGTCGACCGGCTCCGCCGCGACCAGGCCTACGCGGCGAAACTGGCGCTCCTGCAAGCCGAACTCGACCGGTCCGGCGCCGCGGCACCCATCCGCGGCGAACTGCCCGACGAGCGTCTCCAGCTGTTCTTCACCTGCGCCCATCCCGCCCTCGCCGCGGAGGACCGCCTGGCGCTCACCCTTCGCTGTCTCTCCGGGCTCACCACCCCCGAAGTGGCCCGCGCGTCCCTCGTCCCCACCGCGACCATGGCGAAACGCATCGTCCGGGCCAAGAACCGGATCCGCGTCGCCCGCATCCCGTTCCGCGTCCCCGGCGGCGACGAACTCGCCGAACGGCTGCCCGGCGTGCTGCAGGTGCTGTACTCGATCTTCACCGAGGGCTACGCGGCCAGCTCCGGCCCGCACCTGCAACGCCTGGACCTCGCAGAGGAAGCCATCCGGCTCGCCCGCATTCTGCACAGGTTCCTGCCGGGCGAACGCGAAACCGCCGGCCTCACGGCGCTACTGCTGCTCGTACACGCCCGCCACCGCGCCCGCACCGGCCCCGACGGCGTTCCGGTCCTGCTGGAGGACCAGGACCGCACCCGCTGGGACCAGGACCTGATCGCCGAAGGCCGCGCCCTCCTGCGGTCGGCGGTCACCGCCGGCCCGGCCGGCCCGTACACCGTCCAAGCCACCATCGCCGCGCTCCATGACGAAGCCCCCAGCGTCACCCACACCGACTGGGCCCGCGTCGTCGCGCTCTACGACGTCCTCACCGCCCTGACGCCGACACCGGTGGTGGCACTCAACCGAGCGGCCGCGGTGGCCATGCGCGACGGGCCCGCCGCAGGACTGGCCCTCCTCGACGACCTGGCCGGCGAACCCCTCTTCCGCGACTACCACCCGTACACCGTCGCCAGGGCAGACCTGCTCGAGCGCCTGGACCGCCACACCGAAGCCGCCGAGGCCTACCGCCACGCCCTGGATTCCGCGGGCACCGAACCGGAACGCACTTTCCTGCGCCGCCGCATCAGCGCCCTCAACGCCGGATCGGACTGA
- a CDS encoding ubiquitin-like protein Pup — MAQEKIEKHGGGDSDEESEATGAAGQERREQLGEDVDTILDEIDDVLEENAEDFVRAYVQKGGE; from the coding sequence ATGGCGCAGGAGAAGATCGAGAAGCACGGTGGTGGGGACTCCGACGAGGAGTCCGAGGCGACCGGAGCGGCGGGCCAGGAGCGGCGCGAGCAGCTCGGCGAGGATGTGGACACGATCCTCGACGAGATCGACGACGTGCTGGAGGAGAACGCCGAGGACTTCGTCCGCGCCTACGTGCAGAAGGGCGGCGAGTAG
- the pafA gene encoding Pup--protein ligase: MQRRIFGIETEFGVTCTFHGQRRLSPDEVARYLFRRVVSWGRSSNVFLSNGSRLYLDVGSHPEYATAECDDLTQLVTHDKAGERILEDLLTDAERRLADEGIGGDIFLFKNNTDSAGNSYGCHENYLVTRAGEFSRIADVLLPFLVTRQLICGAGKVLQTPRGAVYCLSQRAEHIWEGVSSATTRSRPIINTRDEPHADAERYRRLHVIVGDSNMAEPTTMLKIGSANLVLEMIEAGVQFRDFTLDNPIRAIREISHDLTGRRQVRLAGGREASALDIQREYHARAVQHLKENGSTPANERVVELWGRALEAVERQDFSTIDTEIDWAIKHRLVERYRSKHDLDLSSPRVAQLDLAYHDIRRGRGVFDLLQRKGLVKRVTDDGEIEAAKDTPPQTTRAKLRGDFIAAAQAAGRDFTVDWVHLKLNDQAQRTVLCKDPFRAVDERVERLISSL; this comes from the coding sequence ATGCAGCGGCGGATCTTTGGCATCGAGACCGAGTTCGGGGTCACGTGCACCTTCCACGGTCAGCGCAGGCTCTCCCCGGACGAGGTCGCGCGCTACCTGTTCCGGCGGGTCGTCTCGTGGGGACGCTCGTCGAACGTGTTCCTCTCCAACGGCTCGAGGCTCTACCTCGACGTGGGCTCGCACCCGGAGTACGCGACCGCGGAATGCGACGACCTGACCCAGCTGGTCACGCACGACAAGGCCGGTGAGCGGATCCTGGAGGACCTGCTCACCGACGCCGAGCGCCGGCTCGCCGACGAGGGCATCGGCGGCGACATCTTCCTGTTCAAGAACAACACCGACTCCGCGGGCAACTCCTACGGCTGCCACGAGAACTACCTGGTCACCCGGGCCGGGGAGTTCTCCCGGATCGCCGACGTGCTGCTGCCGTTCCTGGTCACCCGCCAGCTGATCTGCGGGGCGGGCAAGGTGCTGCAGACCCCGCGCGGCGCGGTGTACTGCCTGTCCCAGCGGGCCGAGCACATCTGGGAGGGTGTCTCCAGCGCCACCACCCGCTCGCGGCCGATCATCAACACCCGCGACGAGCCGCACGCGGACGCCGAGCGCTACCGCAGGCTGCACGTGATCGTCGGCGACTCAAACATGGCCGAGCCGACCACCATGTTGAAGATCGGCTCGGCGAACCTGGTGCTGGAGATGATCGAGGCCGGGGTGCAGTTCCGCGATTTCACCCTGGACAACCCGATCCGCGCGATCCGCGAGATCAGCCACGACCTCACCGGCCGCCGCCAGGTCCGCCTGGCCGGCGGGCGGGAAGCCTCCGCGCTGGACATCCAGCGGGAATACCACGCCCGTGCCGTGCAGCATCTCAAGGAGAACGGCTCGACCCCGGCCAACGAGCGGGTGGTGGAGCTGTGGGGCCGCGCGCTGGAGGCGGTCGAACGGCAGGACTTCAGCACCATCGACACCGAGATCGACTGGGCGATCAAGCACCGCCTGGTGGAGCGCTACCGTTCCAAGCACGATCTGGACCTGTCCAGCCCGCGGGTGGCGCAGCTCGACCTCGCCTACCACGACATCCGCCGCGGCCGCGGCGTGTTCGACCTGTTGCAGCGCAAGGGCCTGGTCAAGCGGGTGACCGACGACGGCGAGATCGAGGCCGCGAAGGACACCCCGCCGCAGACCACCCGGGCGAAGCTGCGCGGCGACTTCATCGCCGCGGCGCAGGCCGCCGGGCGGGACTTCACCGTGGACTGGGTACACCTGAAGCTGAACGACCAGGCCCAGCGCACCGTGCTGTGCAAGGACCCGTTCCGGGCCGTGGACGAACGCGTGGAGCGGCTGATCAGCTCGCTGTGA
- the prcA gene encoding proteasome subunit alpha, with product MTMPLYASPEQLMRERSELARKGISRGRSVVVLKYAGGVLFVAENPSATLHKVSEIYDRIGFAAVGRYSEFENLRVAGIRHADLKGYQYDRRDVSARALANAYAASLGSIFTEQLKPFEVEVCVAEVGATSAEDQLYRLTFDGSIFDESPFVVMGGQTEPISTKLKDVVDPEHDLRTALATAIEGLRATSTSSSTSSSNGNGAAAEADQIKLEVAVLDRARPRRSFRRLSGAALDALLPEPKEGASGGEEKPGKDDKGSSGGAAEKE from the coding sequence GTGACGATGCCGTTGTATGCCTCTCCCGAGCAGTTGATGCGGGAGCGTTCCGAGCTGGCGCGGAAGGGGATTTCGCGCGGCCGGAGCGTGGTGGTGCTGAAGTACGCCGGCGGGGTGCTGTTCGTGGCGGAGAATCCGTCGGCGACGTTGCACAAGGTGTCGGAGATCTACGACCGGATCGGGTTCGCCGCGGTGGGCCGGTACTCGGAGTTCGAGAACCTGCGGGTGGCGGGGATCCGGCATGCGGATCTGAAGGGCTACCAGTACGACCGGCGGGATGTGAGTGCGCGGGCGCTGGCGAACGCGTACGCGGCGTCGCTGGGCAGTATCTTCACCGAGCAGCTGAAGCCGTTCGAGGTGGAGGTGTGCGTGGCCGAGGTGGGGGCGACCTCGGCCGAGGACCAGCTGTACCGGTTGACGTTCGACGGCTCGATCTTCGACGAGTCGCCGTTCGTGGTGATGGGTGGCCAGACCGAGCCGATCAGTACGAAGCTGAAGGACGTGGTGGATCCGGAGCACGATCTGCGTACCGCGCTGGCCACGGCGATCGAGGGTCTGCGGGCGACTTCGACCTCGTCGTCGACCTCGTCGTCGAACGGCAACGGTGCGGCGGCGGAGGCGGATCAGATCAAGCTGGAGGTGGCGGTCCTGGACCGGGCTCGGCCGAGGCGGTCGTTCCGCCGGTTGTCCGGTGCGGCGCTGGACGCGTTGCTGCCGGAGCCGAAGGAGGGCGCGTCCGGTGGCGAGGAGAAGCCCGGTAAGGACGACAAGGGGTCGTCGGGGGGCGCTGCCGAGAAGGAGTGA